The region tggaggagaaaagcattgggtctttgaaggacgacagtctatataaactcttattcactgtgtcgtcgtacctatcgtaattaatgacgacatataaaggcttttgatacaactctcgtgatttaaaacaaaactgttcgttagcactaacccgcgaaaaaatattgcgcgcaatcattcgccacagcccgttgctgcgtaatttttgttttgtgcggattttcttttataatatgacagctgcacgcgatagcttatatatatagttgcgcagccgaccactgcaggtaccagtaaacacgtaccccgtttagaatgaatttaaaaacgcggtcgggagttggaattatttgtccgggacgctgcggtcaaagttcgcagttttgaaaattgaaacacggaaatttttgctcatagctagtcactcttgcataagtaaatatcttattcctacccatcatccccttgtcaaaacacatatattaatgagaaaaacgacccatttgatgcaattaagttcacagtcctacagggtgggttccacaacaaagagagcaacgggagtcgtactttatttacaaatttgtaacaattcctcacggcattaatgaaagtccgggtttattgacctccatcgcccctttcagagccagtgctgaccttaggagtgccggcgcgtcaaacctcggtcgtttgccgccagcggcatctttttcaagcttcgctgcccgtccgcttacacaaagctcataattcatcccccacccctgtcttcccagttcgacgtaccaccttgtcgagcggggtgcaattgaagaaccaagaacccttgattaaatgctcctgccattcacctttacccccccccacaggacactttcgcgaactcgtatgttttgccgccttttttctttttcctttgtgtgtgtgtttcatgcacagtgcacgtgtgtgtagttaagctaactgcgccgctgattccgccttcactattcgtaccgaagacgctcctggaacgtctcctgccctgtctgaatttattgtttatttgtttgctcgttttggccggcggcacgggcagtacatgcatctatgattcttatctgctccgggactccgccaaagtctgttattgttgctttgagggcccggatgccctccctcccctcgttattccttttttcccccgggctggcctcccgcgcaagctcgctgggcggcaggggacaaagcgtttttctttttctctttatttctttctcctttttctagtatttttcttttgtgcccatcaagggttcttggttcttcaattgcaccccgctcggcaaggtggtgcgtcgaactggcaagacaggggtggggggtgaattcagagctttgtgtaagcgggcagcgaagcttgaaaaagatgccgctggcgacaaacgaccgaggtttgtcgcgccggaattcctaaggtcagcattggctctgcaaggggcgatggaggtcaatacacccggactttcattaatgccgtgaggaattgttattaaatttgtaaataaagtacgactcgcgttgctcgagatctctttgttgtggaacccaccctgtaggactgttaacttaattgcatcaaatgggtcgtttttctcattaatatatgtgttttaacaaggggaggtagggataaaatgtgcgcgcggtggttattaaagcgaattcgtataaagttaacggtctgcccaatgtactgcgtactgcacacactgcatcctaggaggtatattacgttgcagaaatcccaatcagagttgtcattaattttccatttgaatcctgaagctgtgcttatttcacagcttgatgtttgtaatgtgtttgcagacctggaacctactttttccacaaggtggacaccccaaaaccgtctctttatgtgactgagtgtattagaatgtttcgaatgtttttcggtcgtctgtagactgcatgagggagagcagtgaaaattttggcgaggcgctagctcgctttgtttgagaatgttgaaatgtttttttgaagattttgtttacgtacgttaggcggctggttactggtgaaggggagtacgagatttgcctgatggtctgtttgctcgctgtatcgacgtcactccagtatttgctctcggttgggtttagatgtcctttgaatggcatcgtcggcaatggcgacgggtatcgctgcttaatgaggacttcttgcatgcgtttggaattttttacgaagtcttcatcttgggaacatattcctttagatcgatgtgcctgagagtatgggatgcttgttttagagtgacgaggatggcagctttggaagtgtacgtattgttgacggtccgtcggtttactggtggtgagtgagctttcgtttaccaaaatctcaacatctaggaagttaattgtggtgtgggcgcacgtgtaagtgaaagatatgttggggtggacgaggtgtgtcagtccaaattaaaaagatgtcatccaagtagcgtttgtatagggtgggcttaatgggacaatctttcaaaaatttacttattactatgcatgaagatgttgacgtaggtgtggacCATCCTTGTACCcgtggctgtgccgttaatttgtgaatagtgttgattgatgaattcgaagttgttatattcgagtacgattttcgacagtatttataaaacacgtggagcaggggagcatcaaatcactgatcgaagcgtatgaacgaaacagaaaggaggaatcccctgctgcacgtgcattagatatgttgttcacagcaacatcttgcatgaagctgcagggaagagaaaactcgatgagacgtagccagttgtacttgagccgtctacatcgaaggattcaccaccgatcctctcaccaggtttcgtgaagcttgcgctttatcgtgccggtttaccactgtccttcttgctagtgaagcgattatttttttaatgttctctttttgccccatttgccatctgccatttttgatcgtgccatcttctgggcaagtactacgtttgaggttcgaaaaagatgcataagcgatcacgacctatgcaaacaataacaaagacgaaacacgctacaagagcaccactagctgcatatctgcatatcgcgcgcacacgtgcgactgattttcgctgacgatcggccgctcccgctgtattcaattagctgtgtcgccagatcgtctgtcgcgaggcgctttcgctgtgcccgcatgaccgcttgtcttgaccttccaggggaattgcgcgttgctcgcgcgcggcttagcccgaagccggtaaaccggctggccaccgccacatctggacctggtttgactcaaattggtctcagccgtgtcttgttcggttcgggcgcgaacaatacgcgagattcaaagcgctcggccgtttctgtctctatggggggggggcacttgaccccaagggcgctccttttcaacaccaccccgccgtcgcccgcctccgattgaacaggcggggggttcaaaggggagctgccgcggagaagccgggcagctcgtcctaatgacagcgcagaacatgcgtcactgacagcccccttcctttcgccgtcttgtccatcgtgcgtcgcgccgagcccgacaaagaaaaggccgtcacccccccccccccccttccccttctgaatcggggggcggggggcggaaattccgcaaatagtttcccagaggcatccttttttttttcatggggtcaagagaagcaagcttacactgcaaaattaaaccttgtctttctcttccaaatgcaattaactaggagtcctgtccaaccattccagcttgttatgggggcacccccaaccattttttatttccgtgtaactcgcagcccttcttcaccttggtcattgtagccgctattgtttctcaagtaccatgcaacatcttgttattagcagttgctaattcaagccttctgcagggtttgaaggacctttttaattggaaatgagaacatgtgcacagggtggaaagcgcgtgatctgccaggaaacactaaagcggccccgagaagggatctttattaaggatgacagccatcttgggcctctccacttggcaacgacgacacagcgtgtgcggtccctatggttaggccccagctgtggaagccatcctcggacacgaccatgaccttcgacatctgatgtttttatttaaaaacacagggaccaaagtcgtgctgtatgcagtgcgatcgccatgtggttccataatcatccacctagcccggctctttggacggattcaggaaacgactgaaaagaacaaaagtaacgagcaaacaaaggtgcgctgcataaaagttagaacgcaaagaaacgaaggcgcgctgcgctgggataatgctgtagcgaggtctaatatgtaaattttcatggctggcgtggatttccacaaagcgcaagtagtcgctacggagacaaacaaaggcgcactggagctgggtatgtatcatgtttaactgcgcaaagaaacgaagacagagaacaagaaggcacgacacgagcgcagactatcaacagattttttcttcaaggaaaaaaggcctatatatgcatcttcatcccgcgaaaaacatgctaaaaacccgaaagcgcaaaccctatcacacaccatcttggcacatgtaacgtgatgccactgatcacaacctgaaagcaatctccgcatcgtcagagacaagatacaaaacaaacaaacagcgaactcacaggcacactcctgccaagctagcgctccacaccgcctgcttgcgctaaagaaactgcgcaaaaaaggtatctccccatcaatgaggcctacagatggtgatgctacacagtcatctgattccttgatctggtacgcttccaccaactccctgcaaacctgatccctgtgtttaaacaagacgctggtcttgttcaatcgtgggaagcaatctttgcactctttgcagtgcagggcgagattagaggaaggtgcgcccttcaacgacctgcgatgttctgctaacatctcgttaatacatcgacccgtctggccgatgtacttcttcccacacgagagggggacttcgtatacgactcccgtcttacactctgtgagcctggttttctgtctgtgcgctatcgagcactcagctccagcacgattgctctcaggctcgagcttctttcgcacagcactacaaatccttgaaagcttaatctttgccatgaaaatcatgtccgccccgtatctcgccccaacttttttgagccggtgtgaaattacattccctgaacgttcaggacaatcatatccgagcgcaacacttggcagcatgttgtgtcgggatttctacagcgacatttgagctcactcaagctttcggatcctttcttggtgaacaattccgcaagtgtggttaagtacctgtctgggttggataagaaaaagtactctaccttcagcatcgatgtggaggacttattttattcgctaccccatgctcagctcatgcagagagtgaaagactgcattgtaaaagacaatgacgagttggtgttcgtggcggggtgcgggggtttccatagaaagtttcctggagctgctatcattttacctagagtcaaccgttgttgggcggggcgaaaaggtgtacgtccaaaaatcgggtgtgtgcatcggctcccgtgtggcacccgttttgagcgatatttacttgagcaggatggatcaagaactggcacaaaatcttgctgacctcgcgctaaaagtgttccgttacgtcgatgattttttaatcattcttaagtcgaactctcccagggcagttccggacgtcgtcaaaatcttcaaagatacagATAGTGGCCTGCgattcaccttcgaactacccagctcagctaccctacagtttttagaccgaccgcagcggtggccaagtggttgagcatccgcctcgcatgcgggaggtgcggggttcgatccccagtgccgccgggtacccaccggggatacaatgggtacaagcttttccctggtctggtgctcggcttatttagggtgaaatgcttgggaaatgagtctttgaccccaccttgagaaaaagaaaataccttgtgtcaaggcgtatttggccatagatgcccttgcgccataaaaaaaagtttttatacctccggatccattatctagagagcagggtctgttgggaatatcaccataggacaaaaaaaaaaacctctcttgaacgtcagttaggggcattccacactcgtcaaggcgggtatagcgacttcatgcttaaaagagctcttgggaaatcctgtacacacagagcggaggctagcttcctggggcaggtagagaggctgaaagaagccgggtatcctgatctgagttggctcagatctccgaaaggatcctgttcaaaggagggaggcccatgctagtaaaaaagaggacggtggacgtagacaagtggtgtgggcattccatacatccattgaatttcacaccggctcaaaaaaattggggcgagatacggggaggacgtgattttcacggcaatgaataagcttgcaaggaatgttatcggcggtcgcacgtgcatgacaatcctttcgacatgcgtgacgatgcccaccgaaggcatttcaggctgtcgaagggacttgtacgctggctaagcgaagagcgcggaacatgcgtcactgacagcccccttcctttcgccgtcttgtccatcgtgcgtcgcgccgagcccgacaaagaggaggccgtcaccccccccccccccacccacccttccctcctgaatggggggggggggggcggagattccgcaaatagtttcccagaggcatcctgttttttttttttcatggggtcaaggaaggtggcccaagcagtgtgaggcaacgttctctgttcattctagagaagcaagcttacactgcaaaattaaaccttgtctttctcttccaaatgcaattaactaggagtcctgtccaaatccatttcaggttgttatgtgggcacccccaaccttttttatttccgtgtaactccagcacttcttcacctttgtcattgtagccgctattgttcaagtaccatgcaacatcttgttattaaaggacctttttaattggaaatgagagcatgtgcacagggtggaaagcgcgtgatctgccaggaaacactaaagcggccccgagaagggatctttattaaggatgccagccatcttcggcctctccacttggcaacgacgacaaagcgtgtgcggtccctatggttaggccccagctgtggaagccatcctcggacacgaccatgaccttcgacatctgatgtttttatttaaaaacacagggaccaaagtcgtgctgtatgcagtgcaatcgccatgtggttccataatcatccatttagcccggctctttggacggattcaggaaacgactgaaaagaacaaaagtaacgagcaaacaaaggtgcgctgcataaaagttagaacgtaaagagacgaaggcacgctgcgctaatgctgtagcgaggtctaacatgtaaaatttcgcggctggcgtcgatttctacaaagcgcgagtagtgcccacggaaataaacaaaggcgcactggagatgggtaagtctgtatacaagcacgagtttttgtctctaccagcgatttactagctcacaccgcgcgattttgatgtctggcgtcgatttcgacagagagggaatacgggcacgaaacgggacgctcgcgatctgccaggaaacaatgaggtggccctaaagagggccgtttgcaggagcacttcaaccgcgacctgcagcggcgtggcggcgcggtgagcagtaggcccacagtggtccgtcttgtgccctttggctccgcaccgacgacaccggtgcacgacgtacacctctcctggtcttgcccttgaagccgacgctatccctggtccgtagatcttgacgagggccgcgacgataatctttgacatctggtcgatgccccggtctgcggcaaacaaggacagcatcggctcgccagaagcatccaggaaacgatgctgcaaaaaaagttacgttacaagcgccgcaatttggcgagttctgcacgagaaaacttgcgaaaacgttgttcaacccttacctcgtgattgagaacgtgcacgccagacaagcgcttcatcgtggctgtcagacggcggttcagatggcgacgccggcggtcctcaaaccgcaccttatgtgggtcgtcgtaatggagttgcaaaattttgaacaccagcacgacgtgctcctgcagcaggaaaacgaggtcctggaatgcgcaaggcatgtaggtaagcggtacagcacttcatgaagcgaaatttgagataaaatgcgtacctttatgtcgctggcgatttctcgcgggtcagcgccttttgggggtcgtcgcaatgtcgtggaagcaagaactgtacagaaatttcagctggctgcgccgacgagcgcaccacgcaaaaaaaaaaa is a window of Amblyomma americanum isolate KBUSLIRL-KWMA chromosome 4, ASM5285725v1, whole genome shotgun sequence DNA encoding:
- the LOC144130363 gene encoding uncharacterized protein LOC144130363 isoform X1, translated to MPCAFQDLVFLLQEHVVLVFKILQLHYDDPHKVRFEDRRRRHLNRRLTATMKRLSGVHVLNHEHRFLDASGEPMLSLFAADRGIDQMSKIIVAALVKIYGPGIASASRARPGEVYVVHRCRRCGAKGHKTDHCGPTAHRAATPLQVAVEVLLQTALFRATSLFPGRSRASRFVPVFPLCRNRRQTSKSRGVS
- the LOC144130363 gene encoding uncharacterized protein LOC144130363 isoform X2; this encodes MKRLSGVHVLNHEHRFLDASGEPMLSLFAADRGIDQMSKIIVAALVKIYGPGIASASRARPGEVYVVHRCRRCGAKGHKTDHCGPTAHRAATPLQVAVEVLLQTALFRATSLFPGRSRASRFVPVFPLCRNRRQTSKSRGVS